A single genomic interval of Gemmatimonadota bacterium harbors:
- the nuoF gene encoding NADH-quinone oxidoreductase subunit NuoF, with product MGYPHKSHPRETAVLSKHFGDPEARTLDGWKKRGGYRALEQALAMTPTDIVNIVKESGLRGRGGAGFPTGLKWSFMKQGDGKPHYLCCNADESEPGTFKDREIMRWTPHSLIEGCAIGAYAIGAETAYIYVRGEFTEPIRRLNEALKECYAANILGSNAMGTGKTINIYVHSGAGAYICGEETALMNSLEGRRGNPRIKPPFPAVAGLFGMPTTINNVETLAAVPHILINGAEWYKAMSLSSPKSMGTKLFSVCGNVARPGNYEIVMGFPFKDFLYDLCGGPLAGRKFKGVIPGGCSVPIQTMEEAEATMMDYEGFVAQGTMLGSGGVIIFDDAQSIPRMTARHARFYAHESCAQCTQCREGTAWTTKILDRIVAGQGTFEDLDTLLEMADNMTGKTICVLSDSCATVVVSALQKYRHEFEALITGKRSSTVAASSGAAA from the coding sequence ATGGGATATCCGCACAAGTCGCATCCGAGAGAGACCGCGGTGCTGAGCAAGCACTTCGGTGATCCCGAAGCGCGCACCCTCGACGGGTGGAAGAAACGCGGTGGGTATCGCGCGCTTGAACAAGCGCTCGCGATGACGCCCACCGATATCGTGAACATCGTCAAGGAGTCCGGGCTACGTGGTCGTGGCGGCGCGGGCTTCCCGACGGGCCTCAAGTGGTCGTTCATGAAACAGGGTGACGGCAAGCCGCACTACCTCTGCTGCAACGCCGACGAATCTGAGCCGGGCACGTTCAAGGATCGCGAAATCATGCGGTGGACGCCCCACTCGCTCATCGAAGGGTGCGCCATTGGCGCTTACGCGATTGGCGCAGAGACGGCGTACATCTACGTGCGTGGCGAGTTCACGGAGCCCATTCGGCGCCTGAACGAAGCGCTCAAAGAATGCTACGCGGCCAATATCCTTGGCTCGAATGCTATGGGAACGGGCAAGACCATAAACATCTATGTCCATTCCGGCGCAGGCGCCTACATCTGCGGCGAAGAAACCGCGCTGATGAACTCGCTCGAAGGTCGCCGCGGCAACCCGCGCATCAAGCCGCCGTTCCCGGCCGTCGCCGGACTCTTCGGCATGCCGACGACGATCAATAACGTCGAGACGCTCGCGGCCGTTCCGCACATTCTCATCAACGGCGCCGAGTGGTATAAGGCGATGTCGCTGAGTAGCCCGAAGAGTATGGGCACTAAGTTGTTCTCGGTGTGCGGCAATGTTGCGCGCCCGGGCAACTACGAAATCGTGATGGGCTTTCCGTTCAAGGATTTCCTGTACGACCTCTGCGGCGGACCGCTCGCGGGGCGAAAGTTCAAGGGTGTGATTCCTGGCGGTTGCTCGGTGCCGATCCAGACCATGGAAGAAGCCGAAGCGACGATGATGGACTACGAAGGATTCGTGGCGCAGGGGACGATGCTTGGGTCCGGCGGCGTGATCATTTTTGACGACGCGCAGTCGATTCCGCGCATGACGGCGCGCCACGCGCGCTTTTATGCCCACGAAAGCTGCGCGCAGTGCACGCAGTGCCGCGAAGGCACCGCCTGGACCACCAAGATTCTCGACCGCATCGTGGCGGGGCAGGGCACGTTCGAAGATCTCGACACGCTGCTGGAAATGGCCGACAACATGACGGGTAAGACGATTTGCGTGCTGAGTGATTCATGCGCCACGGTCGTGGTGAGCGCGCTGCAGAAGTATCGCCATGAGTTTGAGGCCTTGATTACCGGCAAACGGTCGTCGACCGTTGCCGCTTCGTCGGGGGCTGCCGCGTAA
- a CDS encoding 2Fe-2S iron-sulfur cluster-binding protein has protein sequence MADNTVNLTIEGRAVSVPAGTSILEAAKTVGVLIPHYCYHSGLPVAGVCRMCLVEVEKSPKLAPACATTVGEGQVVHVYSEKALEARKGVLEFLLINHPLDCPICDQAGECELQDYTFQEGRADSRYREPKRFNPMEDFGGDVLYVQNRCILCTRCVRFMDDVHEAPVLSVTERGDRAFIGKAPDADLTQPWAANVVDLCPVGALVSKDFLNKARAWELDRTASVCTGCSQGCNITVEMRDNVVMRFKPRANEHVNHFYMCDEGRANYRWLNRPDRLEVPMADGRPVDWEIALAAAAALLKGKKAHIVANASLSNEAMHLIKRIAAKTGGAVKYAVKTGIEANLPGATDLAVRADRAANATAAALFGFARTSDVLSGLSAQDVLIIVDDALDGLSADAVAKAGAVIVIGTAMPAAVAKANVVLPIANVVEEEGTLTNLRGRVQRFLQAKQAPGLARPSWFVLADVLQSLGDAAPYLTASAAFDALAKAEPAFAGMNYDALALSGQTVQGALAGAGA, from the coding sequence ATGGCCGACAATACCGTCAACCTGACGATTGAGGGCCGCGCGGTTTCCGTGCCGGCCGGCACCTCTATCCTCGAGGCCGCCAAGACTGTCGGCGTCCTCATCCCGCATTACTGCTATCACTCCGGACTTCCCGTGGCCGGCGTGTGCCGCATGTGCCTCGTCGAAGTCGAGAAGAGCCCCAAGCTGGCGCCCGCCTGTGCGACAACGGTGGGCGAGGGACAGGTGGTGCATGTGTACAGCGAGAAGGCGCTCGAGGCCCGCAAGGGCGTGCTCGAGTTCCTGCTCATCAACCATCCGCTCGATTGCCCGATCTGCGATCAGGCCGGCGAGTGCGAACTCCAGGATTACACGTTCCAGGAAGGACGCGCCGACTCGCGGTATCGCGAGCCCAAGCGCTTCAATCCGATGGAAGACTTTGGCGGCGATGTGCTGTATGTGCAGAACCGCTGCATCCTGTGCACGCGGTGCGTGCGTTTCATGGATGATGTGCACGAGGCGCCGGTGCTCAGCGTCACGGAGCGCGGCGATCGTGCGTTCATTGGAAAGGCGCCGGATGCCGATCTCACGCAGCCGTGGGCCGCGAACGTCGTGGATCTTTGCCCCGTGGGCGCGTTGGTGTCTAAGGATTTCTTGAACAAGGCGCGCGCGTGGGAACTGGATCGCACCGCGTCGGTCTGCACCGGCTGCTCGCAGGGGTGCAACATCACGGTGGAAATGCGTGACAACGTGGTGATGCGGTTCAAGCCGCGCGCCAACGAGCACGTGAACCACTTCTACATGTGTGACGAAGGACGCGCCAACTATCGCTGGCTGAACCGACCGGATCGCTTAGAAGTCCCGATGGCGGACGGACGCCCGGTGGATTGGGAGATCGCGCTCGCCGCGGCGGCCGCTCTTCTCAAGGGAAAGAAGGCGCACATCGTCGCAAACGCCTCGCTGTCCAACGAAGCGATGCATCTGATCAAACGCATTGCGGCCAAGACGGGCGGAGCGGTGAAGTACGCGGTGAAGACTGGAATCGAGGCCAACCTTCCGGGCGCCACCGATCTCGCGGTTCGCGCCGATCGCGCCGCGAATGCGACCGCCGCAGCACTGTTTGGCTTCGCACGGACAAGCGACGTGCTGAGTGGCCTCTCCGCGCAGGATGTGCTGATTATCGTGGACGATGCGCTCGACGGCCTTTCTGCCGACGCCGTGGCGAAGGCCGGAGCCGTGATTGTCATTGGAACCGCTATGCCGGCCGCCGTCGCGAAAGCCAACGTCGTGTTGCCGATTGCGAATGTGGTGGAAGAAGAAGGGACGCTGACCAACCTGCGTGGACGCGTGCAGCGCTTTCTGCAGGCCAAGCAGGCGCCTGGTCTGGCTCGGCCGAGTTGGTTTGTGCTGGCCGATGTACTCCAGTCGCTGGGCGATGCGGCTCCGTATCTCACCGCGAGTGCCGCGTTCGACGCGCTCGCCAAAGCTGAGCCGGCCTTTGCCGGCATGAACTACGACGCGCTCGCGCTCTCCGGACAAACCGTCCAGGGTGCGCTGGCAGGAGCGGGGGCATGA
- a CDS encoding NADH-quinone oxidoreductase subunit I: MTIRVKIVDRPVGEVSYVRATVKGLALTLKHLVDPHKVTVQYPDEKWDISPRWRGTHRMLTTEDGKAKCVACGLCPTVCPANCIKLVPGEDEEGNRYPLVFEIDEFRCIFCGYCQEVCPEEAIHVGRHYENAEYSRDRFVYDLARLTSQTHAVSELWDPADRKGE; encoded by the coding sequence ATGACCATCCGGGTGAAAATCGTAGACCGCCCCGTGGGGGAGGTGAGTTATGTGCGCGCCACCGTCAAAGGCTTGGCGCTCACATTGAAACACCTCGTCGATCCCCACAAGGTGACGGTGCAGTATCCCGACGAAAAGTGGGACATCTCGCCGCGCTGGCGTGGCACGCACCGCATGCTGACGACCGAAGACGGCAAGGCCAAGTGTGTGGCGTGCGGTCTCTGCCCGACGGTGTGCCCCGCGAACTGCATCAAGCTGGTGCCCGGCGAGGACGAGGAAGGGAATCGCTATCCGCTCGTGTTCGAGATTGACGAGTTCCGTTGCATCTTCTGCGGCTACTGCCAGGAAGTGTGCCCGGAGGAAGCCATCCACGTGGGGCGTCACTACGAGAACGCCGAATACAGCCGCGATCGGTTTGTGTACGACTTGGCGCGTCTCACGTCGCAGACGCACGCCGTCAGCGAACTGTGGGATCCCGCCGACCGGAAGGGGGAGTGA
- a CDS encoding NADH-quinone oxidoreductase subunit J → MSNQFYPLFYSFHFYLFGLIALASSLMFVTRKSPVSAAMWLVATMFALAALYIMLDAQFVGVMQVLVYAGAIMVVFLFVVMLLNLGSPADLNDMRGKWGRLLAGFVGLALVAELMALTKSPLDLRLVLPAATDVPPTGGVIASIAAPMFKEYLLAFELTSVLLLAAIMGAVVLAKKTDAR, encoded by the coding sequence ATGTCTAATCAATTTTACCCCCTCTTCTATTCGTTCCATTTCTATTTGTTCGGGCTGATTGCGCTCGCCAGCTCGCTGATGTTCGTCACGCGCAAAAGTCCGGTGTCGGCGGCGATGTGGCTGGTGGCCACGATGTTCGCTTTGGCCGCGCTCTACATCATGCTCGACGCGCAGTTCGTCGGCGTCATGCAAGTCCTGGTGTACGCCGGTGCGATCATGGTGGTGTTCTTGTTTGTCGTGATGTTGCTCAACCTCGGCTCACCCGCCGACCTCAATGACATGCGCGGAAAGTGGGGGCGTCTGCTGGCCGGTTTCGTCGGGCTGGCGCTCGTCGCCGAGTTGATGGCGCTCACCAAGAGCCCACTCGATCTGCGCCTCGTGCTGCCCGCCGCGACGGACGTCCCGCCAACCGGAGGCGTGATCGCGTCGATCGCCGCTCCGATGTTCAAGGAATATCTCCTGGCCTTCGAACTCACGAGCGTGCTGCTGTTGGCAGCCATCATGGGTGCGGTGGTCCTCGCCAAGAAGACAGATGCTCGCTGA
- the nuoK gene encoding NADH-quinone oxidoreductase subunit NuoK, producing MLAESLALSAALFAIGVVGVLTRRNAIIVFMCVELMLNAVNLSFVALSKLYGATGQVFVIFVMTVAAAEAAVGLAIIIAIFRHKQTVNLQNINLLRG from the coding sequence ATGCTCGCTGAGTCCCTTGCGCTCTCCGCAGCGCTCTTCGCGATCGGCGTCGTCGGTGTCCTCACCCGACGGAACGCGATCATCGTGTTTATGTGCGTGGAGCTCATGCTCAACGCCGTGAACCTCTCGTTCGTGGCGCTCTCCAAGTTGTACGGCGCCACAGGACAGGTATTCGTGATTTTCGTGATGACGGTGGCCGCGGCCGAAGCGGCCGTCGGTCTGGCCATTATCATCGCGATTTTCCGCCATAAGCAGACCGTGAATCTGCAGAACATCAACCTGCTGCGCGGCTGA
- the nuoL gene encoding NADH-quinone oxidoreductase subunit L, translated as MMTAPTSGTHALASTVAQFVWLLPLLPLIGFLINGTLSLLAVAKLGPDDPSAAGHDAHHDDHGHGDDHGHHAAQHKFAGIVSVVGPGVLLLAFALAVAIFAAMRGVEMHEPYLLTLFQWMPVGDLHIDAALQLDPLSMVMVLVITGVGSLIHIFSVGYMQDDPGYPRYFAYLNLFVFFMLLLVLGGNYPLLFVGWEGVGLCSYLLIGFWFSEKANADAGKKAFIVNRIGDFGFLVAMFLLFANVGSLDFAGVAENVGKLPIGGAVITAICLFMFLGCTGKSAQIPLYIWLPDAMAGPTPVSALIHAATMVTAGVYLIARSSLLFSMAPAASLTVAVVGALTALFAATIGLKQWDIKKVLAYSTVSQLGYMFIGVGVGAYTAGVFHLVTHAFFKALLFLGSGSVIFAMHRAYHATHNHDDAQDMRNMGGLRKYMPVTWTLMWIATLAIAGIPPFAGFFSKDEILGNVFARAHGSALSEITWLGLPGGTVLFVVWGLGLASALLTAIYMTRMMLYTFHGPNRSGQAEQGHLAEAPWIMTGPLVVLGIASAAGGWLNLPELIPIGPIGALEKWLEPVVGVATKRIAGAEGHEAVSTEQMLIGIAVAIAVVGITIAVTRLKPAALVTKKESPASTGFERVLEHKYFVDEGYDAAIIQPTVATSRVVLWKGVDVGLIDGLMVNGSALAARALGWLGSQLQSGQIGTYAWVLLIGVIALLSAFTKYH; from the coding sequence ATGATGACCGCTCCTACTTCCGGCACGCACGCGCTGGCCTCTACGGTCGCGCAATTCGTGTGGCTACTTCCGCTCCTGCCGCTGATCGGCTTCCTGATCAATGGCACCTTGTCGCTGCTCGCCGTGGCCAAGCTCGGCCCCGATGATCCGTCGGCCGCAGGCCACGACGCGCATCACGACGACCACGGCCATGGTGACGACCACGGGCATCATGCCGCGCAGCATAAGTTTGCCGGCATCGTGAGCGTGGTCGGCCCGGGCGTGCTGCTCCTCGCCTTTGCACTCGCCGTCGCGATTTTCGCCGCGATGCGGGGCGTCGAGATGCACGAACCGTATCTGCTCACGCTCTTTCAGTGGATGCCGGTCGGCGATCTCCATATTGACGCCGCGCTGCAGCTGGATCCGCTTTCGATGGTGATGGTGCTCGTGATCACGGGCGTCGGTTCGCTGATTCATATTTTCAGCGTCGGCTACATGCAGGACGATCCGGGCTACCCGCGCTACTTCGCGTACCTGAATCTGTTCGTCTTCTTCATGCTCCTGCTGGTGCTCGGCGGCAACTATCCGTTGCTGTTCGTCGGCTGGGAAGGCGTGGGCCTCTGCTCGTACTTGCTGATTGGGTTCTGGTTCAGTGAGAAGGCCAATGCCGACGCGGGGAAGAAGGCGTTCATCGTCAATCGCATCGGCGACTTCGGGTTCCTCGTCGCGATGTTCCTGTTGTTTGCGAACGTGGGGTCGCTCGACTTCGCCGGCGTCGCCGAGAATGTCGGCAAGTTGCCGATTGGCGGCGCGGTCATCACGGCGATCTGCCTCTTCATGTTCTTAGGCTGCACCGGCAAGAGCGCGCAGATCCCGCTCTACATCTGGTTGCCGGACGCGATGGCCGGCCCAACGCCCGTCTCCGCACTCATCCACGCGGCGACGATGGTCACCGCCGGTGTGTACCTGATTGCCCGGAGCTCGTTGCTCTTCTCGATGGCCCCTGCGGCCTCGTTGACTGTTGCCGTGGTGGGTGCGCTCACTGCGCTCTTTGCCGCGACGATCGGCCTCAAGCAGTGGGATATCAAGAAAGTATTGGCGTATTCCACGGTATCGCAGCTCGGCTACATGTTCATTGGCGTCGGTGTCGGTGCTTATACCGCCGGTGTGTTCCACCTTGTGACGCACGCGTTCTTCAAAGCCTTGCTGTTCCTCGGCTCTGGCTCGGTGATTTTCGCCATGCACCGCGCGTATCACGCCACGCACAACCACGATGATGCGCAGGATATGCGCAACATGGGCGGCCTGCGGAAGTACATGCCGGTCACGTGGACGCTGATGTGGATTGCGACGTTGGCCATTGCGGGCATTCCGCCGTTCGCCGGATTCTTCTCTAAGGACGAAATCCTCGGAAACGTCTTTGCGCGTGCCCACGGCTCCGCGCTGAGCGAAATCACTTGGCTCGGTCTGCCCGGTGGCACGGTGCTGTTTGTGGTGTGGGGGCTTGGTCTCGCCTCCGCGTTGCTCACCGCCATCTATATGACTCGCATGATGCTCTACACCTTCCACGGCCCTAACCGGTCGGGGCAGGCGGAGCAGGGGCACCTCGCAGAAGCACCATGGATCATGACCGGTCCGCTCGTGGTGCTCGGTATTGCGAGCGCGGCTGGCGGTTGGTTGAACTTGCCGGAGCTGATCCCGATCGGTCCGATTGGTGCGCTCGAGAAGTGGCTGGAGCCCGTGGTGGGCGTCGCCACCAAGCGTATCGCTGGCGCCGAGGGACACGAGGCGGTGTCGACGGAGCAGATGCTGATTGGTATTGCGGTGGCCATCGCGGTGGTCGGTATCACGATCGCCGTGACGCGTCTCAAGCCGGCGGCGCTTGTCACCAAAAAGGAATCGCCCGCCTCCACGGGCTTTGAGCGCGTGCTCGAGCACAAGTACTTCGTAGATGAGGGGTACGACGCGGCCATCATTCAGCCGACCGTGGCCACTTCACGTGTGGTGTTGTGGAAGGGCGTGGATGTTGGACTCATCGACGGACTGATGGTGAACGGCAGCGCTCTCGCGGCTCGCGCGCTTGGTTGGCTCGGATCGCAACTGCAGTCCGGTCAGATTGGCACCTATGCTTGGGTGCTGCTGATCGGCGTCATCGCGCTCTTGAGCGCCTTCACCAAGTATCACTAA
- a CDS encoding NADH-quinone oxidoreductase subunit M encodes MTSLLNSIGYNGWILPVLLALPLLGAALLLLRGAVLRPADATADSIMRESRSWALALFLVEAVLSLGLWWSVNSTSPLWQAGFLVPWIPNWGVDLRLGIDGIAQMLILLTTLLMPLAVLGSWTSIREKTPSYYALLMVLTTGMLGVFMALDLVLFYTFWELMLVPMYLIIGIWGGNRRLYASLKFFVYTMVGSLLMLVGILYLGLQAPDAHGLPVFSYDYILANVHLSSVQQLWLFAAFALAFAVKVPMWPFHTWLPDAHVEAPTAGSVILAAIMLKMGTFGFIRYALPLFPVAAMHPTVRFLFLSLAVIGIVYGALVAMVQPDFKKLVAYSSVSHLGFVMLGIFALTPQSVQGALMVNLSHGVSTGALFLLIGMIYERRHTRLIEDYGGIAAVTPIFATILTIVCLSSIGVPGTNGFIGEFLVLIGTYRTQPIFSVIAASAVIFAAAYLLWALQRIIYNPLTKPENKGLSDLNRREIALLVPLLIAILWLGVYPKPVLEKTQAAADRFVHQVESGGNADAGPTEPRR; translated from the coding sequence ATGACTTCACTTCTGAACTCTATCGGCTATAACGGCTGGATCCTTCCGGTCCTGCTCGCGTTACCGCTCCTGGGCGCCGCGCTGCTGCTGCTTCGCGGCGCGGTGCTCCGCCCAGCAGATGCAACGGCTGACTCCATCATGCGCGAGTCGCGCAGTTGGGCACTGGCCCTGTTCCTCGTCGAGGCCGTCCTCTCGCTTGGACTGTGGTGGTCGGTCAACAGCACCAGCCCACTCTGGCAAGCTGGATTCCTTGTCCCGTGGATTCCGAACTGGGGCGTGGACCTGCGCCTCGGCATCGACGGCATCGCACAGATGCTCATTCTGCTCACCACACTCCTGATGCCGCTCGCGGTATTGGGAAGCTGGACGAGCATTCGCGAAAAAACCCCGAGCTATTACGCACTGTTGATGGTGCTCACCACGGGGATGCTCGGCGTCTTTATGGCGCTCGACCTCGTGCTCTTCTACACGTTCTGGGAGCTGATGCTCGTGCCGATGTATTTGATCATCGGCATCTGGGGCGGCAATCGTCGCCTCTACGCGAGTCTCAAGTTCTTCGTCTACACGATGGTCGGATCGTTGCTGATGTTGGTGGGCATTCTGTACCTCGGGCTGCAAGCGCCCGATGCGCATGGGCTCCCCGTGTTCAGCTACGATTACATCTTGGCGAACGTGCACTTGAGTTCGGTGCAACAGCTCTGGCTCTTTGCAGCGTTCGCGCTGGCCTTTGCGGTGAAGGTGCCGATGTGGCCCTTCCATACGTGGTTGCCGGACGCGCACGTCGAAGCTCCGACCGCTGGTTCGGTGATCCTGGCCGCGATCATGCTCAAGATGGGAACCTTTGGATTCATCCGGTACGCGCTGCCGTTGTTCCCGGTGGCCGCGATGCATCCGACCGTGCGATTCCTGTTCTTGTCGCTCGCCGTCATTGGCATTGTGTACGGCGCGCTCGTGGCGATGGTACAGCCCGACTTCAAGAAGCTGGTGGCGTATTCGTCGGTCAGCCACCTTGGGTTCGTCATGCTCGGCATCTTCGCATTGACGCCGCAGTCGGTGCAGGGCGCGCTGATGGTGAACTTGAGCCACGGCGTGAGCACGGGCGCGCTGTTCCTGCTCATCGGCATGATCTATGAGCGTCGTCATACGCGTCTCATTGAGGATTACGGCGGCATCGCCGCGGTGACGCCGATCTTTGCTACCATCCTCACCATCGTGTGCTTGAGTTCGATCGGCGTTCCGGGCACCAACGGATTCATCGGCGAGTTCCTGGTACTCATTGGCACGTATCGCACGCAGCCCATTTTCTCGGTGATTGCCGCCTCCGCGGTCATCTTTGCTGCGGCGTATTTGCTGTGGGCCTTGCAGCGCATCATCTACAACCCGCTCACGAAGCCCGAGAACAAGGGCTTGAGTGATCTCAACCGGCGCGAGATTGCCTTGCTCGTGCCGCTGTTGATCGCGATCCTTTGGCTGGGTGTGTATCCCAAGCCGGTCCTTGAGAAGACGCAGGCCGCCGCCGACCGCTTTGTGCACCAGGTCGAATCGGGCGGCAACGCGGATGCTGGTCCTACGGAGCCCCGGCGATGA